From a region of the Carassius auratus strain Wakin chromosome 31, ASM336829v1, whole genome shotgun sequence genome:
- the LOC113050219 gene encoding matrilin-4-like isoform X6 — MIRALVYIGVLIAIMAVTEARPNSAEPKCKSGPVDLVFIIDGSRSVRPHEFETMRKFMIDIIHEMDIGLEATRVGVVQYSSQVQNVFSLKAFSKTAEMVKAINEIIPLAQGTMTGLAIRYAMNVAFSAEQGARPNVPHVAVIVTDGRPQDRVAEVAAAARESGIEIYAIGVARADMTSLRAMASPPFEDHVFLVESFDLIHQFGLQFQDKLCGMDLCLESDHGCEHICESSPGSYHCLCLPGYTLHEDGKTCTPIDLCAEGKHDCEQICIASPGSFTCDCNTGYTLNDDKRTCKMIDYCSFGNDSCEHECVSVLNGFNCRCDEGYSLNDDLKTCTMIDYCSFGNDSCEHECVSVLQSFYCQCREGYTLNEDETTCTMIDYCSFGNDSCEHECVSVLNGFNCRCNEGYSLNDDMKTCTMIDYCSFGNDSCEHECVSVLKGFHCQCNDGYTLNDDKKTCTMIDYCSFGNDSCEHQCVSVLKGFHCVCDDGYTLNDDLKTCTMIDYCSFGNDSCEHECVSVLKGFYCRCKDGYTLNDDKKTCTMIDYCSFGNHSCDHHCVSVLNGFYCRCDEGYTLQEDRKTCQSDNLCNTVEHGCEYQCVSTPGSYHCICLEGHVLQDDGKTCGTCRSSNIDLVLLIDGSKSVRPQNFELVKQFVNQVVDQLDVSPKGTRVGLVQYSSRVRTEFPLSMFQTKEEIKKAVMNVEYMEKGTMTGLALKHMVENSFSEADGARPAEKNIPRVGLVFTDGRSQDDIQDWAKKAKEAGITMYAVGVGKAVEDELREIASEPVEKHFFYSADFTAISQIAENLKLNVCPAESQGEIEVKDPCACESLVEFQQVTMSTLDQLNQKLSAMTKRLEVLESQLLTRK; from the exons ATGATACGTGCGTTGGTGTACATTGGTGTGCTGATAGCCATAATGGCTGTGACAGAAGCAAGGCCTAACTCAG CTGAACCAAAGTGTAAATCAGGACCGGTCGACCTTGTGTTTATCATTGATGGCTCCCGCAGCGTTCGTCCCCATGAGTTTGAGACAATGCGCAAGTTCATGATAGACATCATCCATGAGATGGACATTGGCCTGGAAGCTACAAGAGTTGGTGTGGTCCAATACTCCAGTCAAGTCCAGAATGTGTTCTCCCTCAAAGCCTTCAGCAAGACTGCGGAGATGGTCAAAGCCATCAACGAGATCATTCCATTGGCACAGGGCACTATGACCGGCCTGGCCATCCGCTATGCTATGAATGTAGCCTTCTCTGCCGAACAAGGCGCCCGTCCCAACGTTCCCCATGTAGCCGTTATCGTGACAGACGGTCGCCCTCAGGACCGTGTGGCTGAAGTGGCGGCAGCTGCAAGGGAGTCTGGGATTGAGATCTATGCCATTGGTGTCGCCAGGGCTGATATGACCTCACTGCGAGCTATGGCTTCTCCACCATTTGAGGATCACGTCTTCCTGGTGGAAAGTTTTGACCTCATTCACCAGTTTGGGCTTCAATTTCAAGACAAGCTTTGTG GGATGGACTTATGTCTAGAATCAGATCACGGTTGTGAACACATCTGTGAGAGCTCGCCTGGCTCCTACCACTGTCTCTGTCTGCCTGGATACACACTCCACGAGGACGGCAAGACCTGCACAC CCATTGATCTTTGTGCTGAAGGGAAGCATGATTGTGAGCAGATCTGTATCGCTTCACCCGGGTCATTCACATGCGACTGTAACACAGGATACACACTCAACGATGACAAGAGAACCTGCAAAA TGATCGACTACTGCTCATTTGGGAATGATAGCTGTGAgcacgagtgtgtgagtgtgctcaACGGCTTTAACTGTCGCTGTGACGAAGGATACTCACTCAACGATGACCTGAAAACCTGCACAA TGATCGACTACTGTTCTTTTGGGAATGATAGCTGTGAGCACGAAtgtgtgagcgtgcttcagagcTTTTATTGCCAGTGCCGTGAAGGATACACACTCAATGAGGATGAAACAACGTGCACAA TGATCGATTACTGTTCATTTGGGAATGACAGCTGTGAgcacgagtgtgtgagtgtgctcaATGGCTTTAACTGCCGCTGTAATGAAGGATACTCACTCAACGATGACATGAAGACCTGTACAA TGATCGATTATTGCTCATTTGGGAATGATAGCTGCGAGCACGAGTGTGTGAGTGTCCTGAAAGGCTTTCACTGCCAGTGTAATGATGGATACACACTCAACGATGACAAGAAGACCTGCACAA TGATCGATTACTGCTCTTTTGGAAACGATAGCTGCGAGCACCAGTGTGTGAGTGTCCTGAAAGGCTTTCACTGCGTTTGTGATGATGGATACACACTCAATGATGACCTGAAGACCTGCACAA TGATTGATTACTGCTCATTTGGGAATGATAgctgtgagcatgagtgtgtgagtgtcctGAAAGGCTTTTACTGCCGTTGTAAGGATGGATACACTCTTAATGACGACAAGAAGACCTGCACAA TGATTGATTACTGTTCATTTGGGAATCACAGCTGTGATCATCACTGTGTTAGTGTGCTCAATGGCTTCTACTGTCGCTGCGATGAGGGATACACTCTTCAGGAGGATAGAAAGACCTGCCAGT CGGATAACTTGTGTAACACAGTGGAACATGGTTGTGAATACCAGTGTGTGAGCACTCCAGGATCTTACCACTGCATATGTCTCGAGGGCCATGTGCTACAGGACGACGGCAAGACCTGCGGAA CCTGTCGATCTTCCAACATCGACCTGGTTCTCCTCATCGACGGTTCCAAGAGCGTGCGGCCGCAGAATTTCGAGCTTGTCAAGCAGTTTGTTAACCAGGTGGTGGATCAGCTGGACGTCTCCCCTAAAGGAACACGCGTGGGTCTCGTCCAGTACTCAAGCAGAGTGCGTACAGAGTTTCCGCTTAGCATGTTTCAGACAAAAGAAGAGATCAAAAAGGCTGTAATGAATGTGGAGTACATGGAGAAGGGGACCATGACGGGTTTGGCTCTCAAACACATGGTGGAGAACAGCTTCTCCGAGGCTGATGGAGCCCGTCCTGCTGAGAAGAACATCCCACGGGTCGGCCTGGTCTTTACTGACGGACGATCACAGGATGATATTCAAGACTGGGCTAAGAAGGCCAAGGAAGCAG GTATCACCATGTACGCTGTTGGTGTGGGTAAAGCCGTGGAGGATGAGCTGAGAGAGATTGCCTCTGAGCCTGTGGAAAAACACTTCTTCTACAGCGCCGACTTCACTGCCATCAGCCAGATCGCTGAGAACCTCAAACTCAATGTCTGTCCAG cTGAGAGTCAAGGTGAGATCGAGGTGAAGGACCCCTGTGCTTGTGAAAGTCTTGTGGAGTTCCAGCAGGTTACGATGTCCACCCTAGACCAGCTCAACCAGAAAC TGTCAGCTATGACCAAGCGACTGGAAGTTCTGGAGAGCCAGTTGCTCACTAGAAAATGA
- the LOC113050219 gene encoding matrilin-4-like isoform X1 — protein MIRALVYIGVLIAIMAVTEARPNSAEPKCKSGPVDLVFIIDGSRSVRPHEFETMRKFMIDIIHEMDIGLEATRVGVVQYSSQVQNVFSLKAFSKTAEMVKAINEIIPLAQGTMTGLAIRYAMNVAFSAEQGARPNVPHVAVIVTDGRPQDRVAEVAAAARESGIEIYAIGVARADMTSLRAMASPPFEDHVFLVESFDLIHQFGLQFQDKLCGMDLCLESDHGCEHICESSPGSYHCLCLPGYTLHEDGKTCTPIDLCAEGKHDCEQICIASPGSFTCDCNTGYTLNDDKRTCKMIDYCSFGNDSCEHECVSVLNGFNCRCDEGYSLNDDLKTCTMIDYCSFGNDSCEHECVSVLQSFYCQCREGYTLNEDETTCTMIDYCSFGNDSCEHECVSVLNGFNCRCNEGYSLNDDMKTCTMIDYCSFGNDSCEHECVSVLKGFHCQCNDGYTLNDDKKTCTMIDYCLFGNDSCEHECVSVLKGFHCRCNDGYTLNDDKKTCTMIDYCSFGNDSCEHQCVSVLKGFHCVCDDGYTLNDDLKTCTMIDYCSFGNDSCEHECVSVLKGFNCQCNEGYSLNDDLKTCTMIDYCSFGNDSCEHECVSVLKGFYCRCKDGYTLNDDKKTCTMIDYCSFGNHSCDHHCVSVLNGFYCRCDEGYTLQEDRKTCQSDNLCNTVEHGCEYQCVSTPGSYHCICLEGHVLQDDGKTCGTCRSSNIDLVLLIDGSKSVRPQNFELVKQFVNQVVDQLDVSPKGTRVGLVQYSSRVRTEFPLSMFQTKEEIKKAVMNVEYMEKGTMTGLALKHMVENSFSEADGARPAEKNIPRVGLVFTDGRSQDDIQDWAKKAKEAGITMYAVGVGKAVEDELREIASEPVEKHFFYSADFTAISQIAENLKLNVCPAESQGEIEVKDPCACESLVEFQQVTMSTLDQLNQKLSAMTKRLEVLESQLLTRK, from the exons ATGATACGTGCGTTGGTGTACATTGGTGTGCTGATAGCCATAATGGCTGTGACAGAAGCAAGGCCTAACTCAG CTGAACCAAAGTGTAAATCAGGACCGGTCGACCTTGTGTTTATCATTGATGGCTCCCGCAGCGTTCGTCCCCATGAGTTTGAGACAATGCGCAAGTTCATGATAGACATCATCCATGAGATGGACATTGGCCTGGAAGCTACAAGAGTTGGTGTGGTCCAATACTCCAGTCAAGTCCAGAATGTGTTCTCCCTCAAAGCCTTCAGCAAGACTGCGGAGATGGTCAAAGCCATCAACGAGATCATTCCATTGGCACAGGGCACTATGACCGGCCTGGCCATCCGCTATGCTATGAATGTAGCCTTCTCTGCCGAACAAGGCGCCCGTCCCAACGTTCCCCATGTAGCCGTTATCGTGACAGACGGTCGCCCTCAGGACCGTGTGGCTGAAGTGGCGGCAGCTGCAAGGGAGTCTGGGATTGAGATCTATGCCATTGGTGTCGCCAGGGCTGATATGACCTCACTGCGAGCTATGGCTTCTCCACCATTTGAGGATCACGTCTTCCTGGTGGAAAGTTTTGACCTCATTCACCAGTTTGGGCTTCAATTTCAAGACAAGCTTTGTG GGATGGACTTATGTCTAGAATCAGATCACGGTTGTGAACACATCTGTGAGAGCTCGCCTGGCTCCTACCACTGTCTCTGTCTGCCTGGATACACACTCCACGAGGACGGCAAGACCTGCACAC CCATTGATCTTTGTGCTGAAGGGAAGCATGATTGTGAGCAGATCTGTATCGCTTCACCCGGGTCATTCACATGCGACTGTAACACAGGATACACACTCAACGATGACAAGAGAACCTGCAAAA TGATCGACTACTGCTCATTTGGGAATGATAGCTGTGAgcacgagtgtgtgagtgtgctcaACGGCTTTAACTGTCGCTGTGACGAAGGATACTCACTCAACGATGACCTGAAAACCTGCACAA TGATCGACTACTGTTCTTTTGGGAATGATAGCTGTGAGCACGAAtgtgtgagcgtgcttcagagcTTTTATTGCCAGTGCCGTGAAGGATACACACTCAATGAGGATGAAACAACGTGCACAA TGATCGATTACTGTTCATTTGGGAATGACAGCTGTGAgcacgagtgtgtgagtgtgctcaATGGCTTTAACTGCCGCTGTAATGAAGGATACTCACTCAACGATGACATGAAGACCTGTACAA TGATCGATTATTGCTCATTTGGGAATGATAGCTGCGAGCACGAGTGTGTGAGTGTCCTGAAAGGCTTTCACTGCCAGTGTAATGATGGATACACACTCAACGATGACAAGAAGACCTGCACAA TGATCGACTACTGCTTATTTGGGAACGATAGCTGTGAGCACGAGTGTGTGAGTGTCCTGAAAGGCTTTCACTGCCGCTGTAATGATGGATACACACTCAACGATGACAAGAAGACCTGCACAA TGATCGATTACTGCTCTTTTGGAAACGATAGCTGCGAGCACCAGTGTGTGAGTGTCCTGAAAGGCTTTCACTGCGTTTGTGATGATGGATACACACTCAATGATGACCTGAAGACCTGCACAA TGATCGACTACTGTTCATTTGGGAATGATAGCTGCGAgcacgagtgtgtgagtgtgctcaAAGGCTTTAACTGCCAGTGTAATGAAGGATACTCGCTAAATGATGACCTGAAGACCTGCACAA TGATTGATTACTGCTCATTTGGGAATGATAgctgtgagcatgagtgtgtgagtgtcctGAAAGGCTTTTACTGCCGTTGTAAGGATGGATACACTCTTAATGACGACAAGAAGACCTGCACAA TGATTGATTACTGTTCATTTGGGAATCACAGCTGTGATCATCACTGTGTTAGTGTGCTCAATGGCTTCTACTGTCGCTGCGATGAGGGATACACTCTTCAGGAGGATAGAAAGACCTGCCAGT CGGATAACTTGTGTAACACAGTGGAACATGGTTGTGAATACCAGTGTGTGAGCACTCCAGGATCTTACCACTGCATATGTCTCGAGGGCCATGTGCTACAGGACGACGGCAAGACCTGCGGAA CCTGTCGATCTTCCAACATCGACCTGGTTCTCCTCATCGACGGTTCCAAGAGCGTGCGGCCGCAGAATTTCGAGCTTGTCAAGCAGTTTGTTAACCAGGTGGTGGATCAGCTGGACGTCTCCCCTAAAGGAACACGCGTGGGTCTCGTCCAGTACTCAAGCAGAGTGCGTACAGAGTTTCCGCTTAGCATGTTTCAGACAAAAGAAGAGATCAAAAAGGCTGTAATGAATGTGGAGTACATGGAGAAGGGGACCATGACGGGTTTGGCTCTCAAACACATGGTGGAGAACAGCTTCTCCGAGGCTGATGGAGCCCGTCCTGCTGAGAAGAACATCCCACGGGTCGGCCTGGTCTTTACTGACGGACGATCACAGGATGATATTCAAGACTGGGCTAAGAAGGCCAAGGAAGCAG GTATCACCATGTACGCTGTTGGTGTGGGTAAAGCCGTGGAGGATGAGCTGAGAGAGATTGCCTCTGAGCCTGTGGAAAAACACTTCTTCTACAGCGCCGACTTCACTGCCATCAGCCAGATCGCTGAGAACCTCAAACTCAATGTCTGTCCAG cTGAGAGTCAAGGTGAGATCGAGGTGAAGGACCCCTGTGCTTGTGAAAGTCTTGTGGAGTTCCAGCAGGTTACGATGTCCACCCTAGACCAGCTCAACCAGAAAC TGTCAGCTATGACCAAGCGACTGGAAGTTCTGGAGAGCCAGTTGCTCACTAGAAAATGA
- the LOC113050219 gene encoding matrilin-4-like isoform X4, whose product MIRALVYIGVLIAIMAVTEARPNSAEPKCKSGPVDLVFIIDGSRSVRPHEFETMRKFMIDIIHEMDIGLEATRVGVVQYSSQVQNVFSLKAFSKTAEMVKAINEIIPLAQGTMTGLAIRYAMNVAFSAEQGARPNVPHVAVIVTDGRPQDRVAEVAAAARESGIEIYAIGVARADMTSLRAMASPPFEDHVFLVESFDLIHQFGLQFQDKLCGMDLCLESDHGCEHICESSPGSYHCLCLPGYTLHEDGKTCTPIDLCAEGKHDCEQICIASPGSFTCDCNTGYTLNDDKRTCKMIDYCSFGNDSCEHECVSVLNGFNCRCDEGYSLNDDLKTCTMIDYCSFGNDSCEHECVSVLQSFYCQCREGYTLNEDETTCTMIDYCSFGNDSCEHECVSVLNGFNCRCNEGYSLNDDMKTCTMIDYCSFGNDSCEHECVSVLKGFHCQCNDGYTLNDDKKTCTMIDYCLFGNDSCEHECVSVLKGFHCRCNDGYTLNDDKKTCTMIDYCSFGNDSCEHQCVSVLKGFHCVCDDGYTLNDDLKTCTMIDYCSFGNDSCEHECVSVLKGFYCRCKDGYTLNDDKKTCTMIDYCSFGNHSCDHHCVSVLNGFYCRCDEGYTLQEDRKTCQSDNLCNTVEHGCEYQCVSTPGSYHCICLEGHVLQDDGKTCGTCRSSNIDLVLLIDGSKSVRPQNFELVKQFVNQVVDQLDVSPKGTRVGLVQYSSRVRTEFPLSMFQTKEEIKKAVMNVEYMEKGTMTGLALKHMVENSFSEADGARPAEKNIPRVGLVFTDGRSQDDIQDWAKKAKEAGITMYAVGVGKAVEDELREIASEPVEKHFFYSADFTAISQIAENLKLNVCPAESQGEIEVKDPCACESLVEFQQVTMSTLDQLNQKLSAMTKRLEVLESQLLTRK is encoded by the exons ATGATACGTGCGTTGGTGTACATTGGTGTGCTGATAGCCATAATGGCTGTGACAGAAGCAAGGCCTAACTCAG CTGAACCAAAGTGTAAATCAGGACCGGTCGACCTTGTGTTTATCATTGATGGCTCCCGCAGCGTTCGTCCCCATGAGTTTGAGACAATGCGCAAGTTCATGATAGACATCATCCATGAGATGGACATTGGCCTGGAAGCTACAAGAGTTGGTGTGGTCCAATACTCCAGTCAAGTCCAGAATGTGTTCTCCCTCAAAGCCTTCAGCAAGACTGCGGAGATGGTCAAAGCCATCAACGAGATCATTCCATTGGCACAGGGCACTATGACCGGCCTGGCCATCCGCTATGCTATGAATGTAGCCTTCTCTGCCGAACAAGGCGCCCGTCCCAACGTTCCCCATGTAGCCGTTATCGTGACAGACGGTCGCCCTCAGGACCGTGTGGCTGAAGTGGCGGCAGCTGCAAGGGAGTCTGGGATTGAGATCTATGCCATTGGTGTCGCCAGGGCTGATATGACCTCACTGCGAGCTATGGCTTCTCCACCATTTGAGGATCACGTCTTCCTGGTGGAAAGTTTTGACCTCATTCACCAGTTTGGGCTTCAATTTCAAGACAAGCTTTGTG GGATGGACTTATGTCTAGAATCAGATCACGGTTGTGAACACATCTGTGAGAGCTCGCCTGGCTCCTACCACTGTCTCTGTCTGCCTGGATACACACTCCACGAGGACGGCAAGACCTGCACAC CCATTGATCTTTGTGCTGAAGGGAAGCATGATTGTGAGCAGATCTGTATCGCTTCACCCGGGTCATTCACATGCGACTGTAACACAGGATACACACTCAACGATGACAAGAGAACCTGCAAAA TGATCGACTACTGCTCATTTGGGAATGATAGCTGTGAgcacgagtgtgtgagtgtgctcaACGGCTTTAACTGTCGCTGTGACGAAGGATACTCACTCAACGATGACCTGAAAACCTGCACAA TGATCGACTACTGTTCTTTTGGGAATGATAGCTGTGAGCACGAAtgtgtgagcgtgcttcagagcTTTTATTGCCAGTGCCGTGAAGGATACACACTCAATGAGGATGAAACAACGTGCACAA TGATCGATTACTGTTCATTTGGGAATGACAGCTGTGAgcacgagtgtgtgagtgtgctcaATGGCTTTAACTGCCGCTGTAATGAAGGATACTCACTCAACGATGACATGAAGACCTGTACAA TGATCGATTATTGCTCATTTGGGAATGATAGCTGCGAGCACGAGTGTGTGAGTGTCCTGAAAGGCTTTCACTGCCAGTGTAATGATGGATACACACTCAACGATGACAAGAAGACCTGCACAA TGATCGACTACTGCTTATTTGGGAACGATAGCTGTGAGCACGAGTGTGTGAGTGTCCTGAAAGGCTTTCACTGCCGCTGTAATGATGGATACACACTCAACGATGACAAGAAGACCTGCACAA TGATCGATTACTGCTCTTTTGGAAACGATAGCTGCGAGCACCAGTGTGTGAGTGTCCTGAAAGGCTTTCACTGCGTTTGTGATGATGGATACACACTCAATGATGACCTGAAGACCTGCACAA TGATTGATTACTGCTCATTTGGGAATGATAgctgtgagcatgagtgtgtgagtgtcctGAAAGGCTTTTACTGCCGTTGTAAGGATGGATACACTCTTAATGACGACAAGAAGACCTGCACAA TGATTGATTACTGTTCATTTGGGAATCACAGCTGTGATCATCACTGTGTTAGTGTGCTCAATGGCTTCTACTGTCGCTGCGATGAGGGATACACTCTTCAGGAGGATAGAAAGACCTGCCAGT CGGATAACTTGTGTAACACAGTGGAACATGGTTGTGAATACCAGTGTGTGAGCACTCCAGGATCTTACCACTGCATATGTCTCGAGGGCCATGTGCTACAGGACGACGGCAAGACCTGCGGAA CCTGTCGATCTTCCAACATCGACCTGGTTCTCCTCATCGACGGTTCCAAGAGCGTGCGGCCGCAGAATTTCGAGCTTGTCAAGCAGTTTGTTAACCAGGTGGTGGATCAGCTGGACGTCTCCCCTAAAGGAACACGCGTGGGTCTCGTCCAGTACTCAAGCAGAGTGCGTACAGAGTTTCCGCTTAGCATGTTTCAGACAAAAGAAGAGATCAAAAAGGCTGTAATGAATGTGGAGTACATGGAGAAGGGGACCATGACGGGTTTGGCTCTCAAACACATGGTGGAGAACAGCTTCTCCGAGGCTGATGGAGCCCGTCCTGCTGAGAAGAACATCCCACGGGTCGGCCTGGTCTTTACTGACGGACGATCACAGGATGATATTCAAGACTGGGCTAAGAAGGCCAAGGAAGCAG GTATCACCATGTACGCTGTTGGTGTGGGTAAAGCCGTGGAGGATGAGCTGAGAGAGATTGCCTCTGAGCCTGTGGAAAAACACTTCTTCTACAGCGCCGACTTCACTGCCATCAGCCAGATCGCTGAGAACCTCAAACTCAATGTCTGTCCAG cTGAGAGTCAAGGTGAGATCGAGGTGAAGGACCCCTGTGCTTGTGAAAGTCTTGTGGAGTTCCAGCAGGTTACGATGTCCACCCTAGACCAGCTCAACCAGAAAC TGTCAGCTATGACCAAGCGACTGGAAGTTCTGGAGAGCCAGTTGCTCACTAGAAAATGA
- the LOC113050219 gene encoding matrilin-4-like isoform X9, with protein sequence MIRALVYIGVLIAIMAVTEARPNSAEPKCKSGPVDLVFIIDGSRSVRPHEFETMRKFMIDIIHEMDIGLEATRVGVVQYSSQVQNVFSLKAFSKTAEMVKAINEIIPLAQGTMTGLAIRYAMNVAFSAEQGARPNVPHVAVIVTDGRPQDRVAEVAAAARESGIEIYAIGVARADMTSLRAMASPPFEDHVFLVESFDLIHQFGLQFQDKLCGMDLCLESDHGCEHICESSPGSYHCLCLPGYTLHEDGKTCTPIDLCAEGKHDCEQICIASPGSFTCDCNTGYTLNDDKRTCKMIDYCSFGNDSCEHECVSVLNGFNCRCDEGYSLNDDLKTCTMIDYCSFGNDSCEHECVSVLQSFYCQCREGYTLNEDETTCTMIDYCSFGNDSCEHECVSVLNGFNCRCNEGYSLNDDMKTCTMIDYCSFGNDSCEHECVSVLKGFHCQCNDGYTLNDDKKTCTMIDYCSFGNHSCDHHCVSVLNGFYCRCDEGYTLQEDRKTCQSDNLCNTVEHGCEYQCVSTPGSYHCICLEGHVLQDDGKTCGTCRSSNIDLVLLIDGSKSVRPQNFELVKQFVNQVVDQLDVSPKGTRVGLVQYSSRVRTEFPLSMFQTKEEIKKAVMNVEYMEKGTMTGLALKHMVENSFSEADGARPAEKNIPRVGLVFTDGRSQDDIQDWAKKAKEAGITMYAVGVGKAVEDELREIASEPVEKHFFYSADFTAISQIAENLKLNVCPAESQGEIEVKDPCACESLVEFQQVTMSTLDQLNQKLSAMTKRLEVLESQLLTRK encoded by the exons ATGATACGTGCGTTGGTGTACATTGGTGTGCTGATAGCCATAATGGCTGTGACAGAAGCAAGGCCTAACTCAG CTGAACCAAAGTGTAAATCAGGACCGGTCGACCTTGTGTTTATCATTGATGGCTCCCGCAGCGTTCGTCCCCATGAGTTTGAGACAATGCGCAAGTTCATGATAGACATCATCCATGAGATGGACATTGGCCTGGAAGCTACAAGAGTTGGTGTGGTCCAATACTCCAGTCAAGTCCAGAATGTGTTCTCCCTCAAAGCCTTCAGCAAGACTGCGGAGATGGTCAAAGCCATCAACGAGATCATTCCATTGGCACAGGGCACTATGACCGGCCTGGCCATCCGCTATGCTATGAATGTAGCCTTCTCTGCCGAACAAGGCGCCCGTCCCAACGTTCCCCATGTAGCCGTTATCGTGACAGACGGTCGCCCTCAGGACCGTGTGGCTGAAGTGGCGGCAGCTGCAAGGGAGTCTGGGATTGAGATCTATGCCATTGGTGTCGCCAGGGCTGATATGACCTCACTGCGAGCTATGGCTTCTCCACCATTTGAGGATCACGTCTTCCTGGTGGAAAGTTTTGACCTCATTCACCAGTTTGGGCTTCAATTTCAAGACAAGCTTTGTG GGATGGACTTATGTCTAGAATCAGATCACGGTTGTGAACACATCTGTGAGAGCTCGCCTGGCTCCTACCACTGTCTCTGTCTGCCTGGATACACACTCCACGAGGACGGCAAGACCTGCACAC CCATTGATCTTTGTGCTGAAGGGAAGCATGATTGTGAGCAGATCTGTATCGCTTCACCCGGGTCATTCACATGCGACTGTAACACAGGATACACACTCAACGATGACAAGAGAACCTGCAAAA TGATCGACTACTGCTCATTTGGGAATGATAGCTGTGAgcacgagtgtgtgagtgtgctcaACGGCTTTAACTGTCGCTGTGACGAAGGATACTCACTCAACGATGACCTGAAAACCTGCACAA TGATCGACTACTGTTCTTTTGGGAATGATAGCTGTGAGCACGAAtgtgtgagcgtgcttcagagcTTTTATTGCCAGTGCCGTGAAGGATACACACTCAATGAGGATGAAACAACGTGCACAA TGATCGATTACTGTTCATTTGGGAATGACAGCTGTGAgcacgagtgtgtgagtgtgctcaATGGCTTTAACTGCCGCTGTAATGAAGGATACTCACTCAACGATGACATGAAGACCTGTACAA TGATCGATTATTGCTCATTTGGGAATGATAGCTGCGAGCACGAGTGTGTGAGTGTCCTGAAAGGCTTTCACTGCCAGTGTAATGATGGATACACACTCAACGATGACAAGAAGACCTGCACAA TGATTGATTACTGTTCATTTGGGAATCACAGCTGTGATCATCACTGTGTTAGTGTGCTCAATGGCTTCTACTGTCGCTGCGATGAGGGATACACTCTTCAGGAGGATAGAAAGACCTGCCAGT CGGATAACTTGTGTAACACAGTGGAACATGGTTGTGAATACCAGTGTGTGAGCACTCCAGGATCTTACCACTGCATATGTCTCGAGGGCCATGTGCTACAGGACGACGGCAAGACCTGCGGAA CCTGTCGATCTTCCAACATCGACCTGGTTCTCCTCATCGACGGTTCCAAGAGCGTGCGGCCGCAGAATTTCGAGCTTGTCAAGCAGTTTGTTAACCAGGTGGTGGATCAGCTGGACGTCTCCCCTAAAGGAACACGCGTGGGTCTCGTCCAGTACTCAAGCAGAGTGCGTACAGAGTTTCCGCTTAGCATGTTTCAGACAAAAGAAGAGATCAAAAAGGCTGTAATGAATGTGGAGTACATGGAGAAGGGGACCATGACGGGTTTGGCTCTCAAACACATGGTGGAGAACAGCTTCTCCGAGGCTGATGGAGCCCGTCCTGCTGAGAAGAACATCCCACGGGTCGGCCTGGTCTTTACTGACGGACGATCACAGGATGATATTCAAGACTGGGCTAAGAAGGCCAAGGAAGCAG GTATCACCATGTACGCTGTTGGTGTGGGTAAAGCCGTGGAGGATGAGCTGAGAGAGATTGCCTCTGAGCCTGTGGAAAAACACTTCTTCTACAGCGCCGACTTCACTGCCATCAGCCAGATCGCTGAGAACCTCAAACTCAATGTCTGTCCAG cTGAGAGTCAAGGTGAGATCGAGGTGAAGGACCCCTGTGCTTGTGAAAGTCTTGTGGAGTTCCAGCAGGTTACGATGTCCACCCTAGACCAGCTCAACCAGAAAC TGTCAGCTATGACCAAGCGACTGGAAGTTCTGGAGAGCCAGTTGCTCACTAGAAAATGA